ATAGAATAAGATAGACACAAAACATTAGGTAAACAAGTAACctaaacattaatttaatttcataattaaAATACTCCTGCTGTAGAATTACTACTAAAACTATGCTGGTTCAGCACTCCAGAGATCTATATCGATCTTTAACTGCATAGAACACATTTCTTCACAAGGTCATAGTGTAATGATAACAGTAAACGAAGTGAGAAACTGGCATGATTGTGTGTATGTCCAATATAATTGTCCAGCAATAAATGCTTTTTGTAGGACATTAACATACAATCAGGCCATTacagtttattttgttttgttatacaCCCGACCAAAAGACTTAGGCGCATTCAACGCAacgtaataataattttgcatctCTTTCTGTGCGGTGATTCTCTTGAAAGTAGCTCGAGCTGCATGAAGGAATACCACATCACAACTATTTTCAAGAGAATCACCTCCAGTAGACACGGCATTCCagccaggggtcggaaaccggtatttgctccatacaaaaataccggtattattacgttctttttcgttcttttgtttataatttcatttttaatgggacgttttaataatgcaaaattgttttctaaatacatgattcagtccaacgtaatgagcataaaaaaattcaaaatattgggctatttcggggttttaaaaaaataccggttccgagccctgattCCAGCGTGACGTTATTCAAGGTGAATTTCGCGCCTCAAAGGAATGGCCAGGAACATCTAGTTTGAATGTCAGGTCCTTGCATTCTCTTCACATTACAATCATCCCTCCCTCAAGAGTTGTGACGTTCTTGAGAACATTCTCCGCTTTGTATGGGAAACATTCTCGCTCGAGAAACCATAGGTAGAAATGGAGAATGTTCTCAAGAAGGGCCTAACTATACTCCCCCATCCTCTCCAGGTATCTGAGCCATTTTTCGCGTAGCCATGATCTCTCCAATCATTCCAACAATTTACCTAAATGATAATTCCTTATTTATTGTCTATTTCAATCCGTAAAGGTGCTCTTTTGTATTTACTTATTCTATCTCTTAAATCATCTGTCTTAGTAGTAGATTGCTTTTTTGACTTTAGCATCTGCCTCAAATCATTGTGATCACTTGTAGTGGTAGGCTTTGAATCTAGTCTTGACCATACACTGGAACTCTTTGCAGTAGATATTTTTTGAACTCTACTCATTGTGTTGTGATCAGATTCATCAGAAGAGTATGAGGACTCGTCACTTGATGATGGTACATCTTCATGCAGAATTTTAGCACCTAACCTTGACTGAACGTTGTTTCTAGCTTTATTTGTAGTTGTTTTATTGTGGTACTTGAATTTATCTGACAACAGTACTGATTCTCTTGGTGTATAATTACTTCTTGAATTGACCACTTCTATGGACAGAGGAGCATAAACATCTTTATCGGCAATAGCTTTAGTCAATTCCATAGCTTGTCTTTTCTTATTCTGCTTAGATTCTTCGTCATCAGCATGCATTCTCATTCTAGGAGCCTTAGACTTCTTTTTCCATTCAGTGTCAGAATCACTATCTTCATCCTGGTCTTCCACATTGTTATGATGTCTTTTGCCGAGGCGCATGGCTAGTCTCTTATTTCTGATTTGTACTTTTGGCACTGGTTCTTCTATTTCATCTTCATAATCATTCTTGGATAATCTGCGCTGAATAACTTCCTGATTGTCATATACACCCCAAGATTTACATAAATCTCCCCAGGGGTTTTTAGTTGGTGGATCTAAAATTTCATCATAATACCCTTCTGGCGCTTTCCTTTCTGGTACCTTTTTTGGCAATTTCTTATCTCCATTAGTAGCAAAACGCATCAATATCAGGTCCTTTTTAGGGTGTGGAACACCTTCCCTCCAGTGATGTGACGATTTCTTGAGCATATCTATTAAATCTTCATTTCTTATTTCCCGTGAATGCACTAACAATGCCAATGCAACTGATATATGATCTTGACAAACTATGTTACCTGCCAATGAGTGAAAAACAGGAATTACTTACTTGAACTCTAATTCAAACACAGTTAAAACACAATAATTTACAAATTGTATATAACAACTTATAAAGCTAGCCTATGTTGCTCCTACAACTACAAAAGATTGGAATTGTAGTAGCAAAACAAAGACTTACAATAATCGTAATAACTTTTAAACCACCATATTTTGATAAAAGATGAAAACTATAATGAAGTACATTATAGTTTTCATCACAGGAAACAACAGACCCTGCAGAAAATAAGTACTTGATATTCataatgacagataaagacaggTCGGTAATGTGTATATGAATAACACCACTAGTGTTTGCTGTTTgctgcaatacaataaataaaaaaaattgtactataGTGACATCTGATAGATGCATAATAGCCATGGTTATAATTTGTATTACCTATTTATCTCATAAACACAAGTTTACAGCTTATGGCCATACTTGTACTAACTCGGGACACATTCTAGGGATTTGATgtcgatatatatttatacatgtaTGTACTCACAGAAAAATCCTCTATTACTATAAAGAGGTTCGATATCATGTCTGATATCGAGCCTCTTAAGATAGTGAAAGTATACCAATGtaattacaatcaaaataatcatactatgaaatcaattttataataataaagaataatataTGTTTGTTGAAATCcagagaaaataataatatatatttatgttgaaTCTAGATTATTCTAGATGTTGACAGTAACATCAATATAATTGTcgtcaataaaatattttgctacacCACTTTCGTGTTCATGCTGCGTGTTAGCACAGGTATGCTTATGGGAAGTCACTTACATGCATGTAACTTAAAATAAGGGCCAATCcgatttacacattgattagtgttaagtGAAACTGGAGTaactttttttagttattaaGATTTATCTTAGAATAAGTACAAGTACTTTATAGTGTATGGTTACCCAATGTATGAGCTTACacttaacactaatcaatgtgtaaatatCATGCCTAAGACTCTAATTTCAAGGCAAAAGATTACAGTTGTTAACTAAAATCAAAGATAGTTATAACtccgtaaataataataatacaaaacacTGATGTGACGTAATAACTTTGAAacaatttataatttgttttattatttcattttgacttatgtatttgtaagaaaataattaaatcgggcccgtaaagttttatgaataagggggttaattaATGTGTAAATTAAAGTGAGACTAGGTACCAGTCATGAACAGTATGAAGATTACAATAATGAAAAACTTACATGATTTGTCATCAATCCATTCAAGGCTGACTGGTTTATAATCCGCAAGGTACTCAAATATATCTTTTTCCTTAAGTCCAGCAATTCCATTTAAATGTAGTGCATCAAAGCGAAAATGTCGTTCATTCCCACTTTCTATTCCAAAATTACGGTACAGCTCATCAATTTGTTTCTGTGTTACTACTCTGTTTCCTGAGAGATTCAACCCAAATCTTTTTGCTCTCTCTTCTAACTTCTTCGCGTCAATTTTTTCTAGTTGTGTGATGATTAATCCTTCCTTTTCTGCCTTATAAAGCTAGAATATAAattgattatatatataaaaaaatgtagcgaaaaataatctcAAAATCAGAGTCCACCAACTTGTTACATACCAATGTAGGCTTTACGTCTTCTGGAATACAATCATTATCTTCATCCCCTAGCATCGGATCGTCACTCATTTCTCCTTCCTCTTTATCCATTtccattgttgttgttgtgttattGTATTTCTGCTGAAAAAAGTAAATTACCTACTAAAACTGAAATGATTTCCGTCTGGTAAAGCGAAGTGCCGAAttgatttaatttgatttgtctTTCTCGAGTTTCTTGTTCTTGtcacataatataatattaccaCAGATTACTAAAATGCTTGGTTTggtaatgtaattttatatagtctccatgaatgTAATCAAatgtaactaattttttttttaattgtatatactatagttggtcaagcaaatcttgtcagttgaaaaggcgcgaaattcaaattttctatgggacgataacccttcgcgcctacattttttaaatttgtcgcctttttctactgacaagatttgcttggccagctatagatttatagttggtcaaaccaatttgtcagtcaataacaaccaggaaaattatactcatccctttcttttggtacTTGTTTAAGAcagagatagtatgattctctctgtctatgtttgaaatgagacagtcctttgacaaactatagtaagtCAGTTCTACAATGGTTCTACACTCTACACGtgctatagctggtcaagcaaatcttgtcagtagaaaaaggcggcaaatttaaaaaatgtagccgcgaagggatatcgtcccatagaaaatttgaaattcgcgcctttttctactgacaagatttgcttgaccaactatgttAAGTAAATTAAGTGGAGTCTAGAAGGATCGTTAAATCGaccgatttgatcagaaatAAAATTGGCTTCAGTCTCCAATTTAatcatcaattttaaatttatggtgatatttgagcgctctTAATTAAATGCCCCCAAACCATGGTGTGGATGCAataataccaatttgtgacgctaCAAATTGGTATTATTGCGTCCGCACCCCATATTATTGgaaatatcggtcataatcggcggtCTAATTCGGCGAGCTAAATTGGAGTTGCAtccgcacggcctgatttgatcggTCAATTTAATCTGATTGGCGAAAGCGAAATCGGCTCCATACTCgcgtcgcgtagtctggagtgcGCCTTATATAtagctctcacttatgggtgcggtgcggtgcggtagtctgtttaCGGTTTTAACTGCCATTACTGTATTTACTGTACTGCGCAGTTGAAACATTaaggcttattacactttgctaaatttagtcCTAATTAGACTGCTTAGGATAGGAAGGACGCTCCTGATTACACTGTTCCAAATTTAGACACGACAGTTTTAAATTTAGACACGTCCGCCCGCCGTGCCGTAGGCGACTGACTGcactaaatattattacaccTATCCTAACTAGGATGCTAAAATCATTCAGCTTGTCAGAAACCATCCTTGCTCCTAATTAGAATATCCTTACTTGCTACACGCGATTACACTTTACTGATTTAGGATTCTAAATCGTTTAGAATCCTAAATTTAGCAGTGTAATAAGTCCTTTAGGTTGTGTCGAACGAAGTTGAAACGAATCTAAAAAAATCTGTCTGTAGATTGGATTCTGTGGtagaaaacatattattatactctttggtaGAAAAATTGCCCCGCGCCGCCTGTCAATTTATATCTCGGTTTCTCGGTATCTCCGTCGGtcgaagaaataaaataattacagagAATTCTTAATAGTAGTTTTTAACAGAAGTGGGCCGTTGGAGCTGACCTAAGTTTCGGAGTTACACACTTCATTTCTGTATTATTTAACAATGACTTCGTTAATTGACATGAGTTTAGAGGATATCATACTAAAACGACGGAAAGAAAATCTAAGGTAACTTTTGCTTATACTAGTTATAAGTACTGTTGTGCATAGCTATTGAATAGCTTGGATTGCATATGATAAAATTAATCTTGATTGAATTTCTTTCAGATCTAAAATCAAGCCTCAAAATGGCAATCCCAAAAGTCAACCCAAGcctacaattaaaaaaaagattccGATTGTTGACgccagaaataaaattatttccaaaAAGCGTACACAAATAACAGATGCACGTGAAAAATTAGCTGAACTAGCGAAACATAAGGATGCACGGCTGAAACTCGAACAAATGAGAAAACAGAGGGTATGTCAAGCTTTGATTCTGCTTTAAAGCCTGACAAATGAAATACTAGTGGATTCCtataatttttgttatattattatactgggCACAGTGGGCACAGCTTATGTCCTTAACATTAAGTAATAATGTAAGTTATTTAGTGAAAAGGTGTGAATACTTTAACCACAGAATAgaatagtactaccatacagaaaattcactccttcacgaAAGTCAGAtttagatataaaattatacctatactcgccgcctgcaagcaaaattgaaacttataaccgcacACGAACGGtaaatcttctttgcgcgcggCAGTTTTATGACTGAggtgcgagtgtcggcacggggttgtgggcaagtttttgtacctatacctactgatttattgtttttaagataaatatgtaggaattacaaactttgattctgtaaacatatttttttttatccggagatagtatgtttgattctcacggaagtaggtatgccacagaagtacttattcctttgaaaatatgttggTCAATATAGtctggaattaaaaaaaaaaatatttctgcttccatgttctttcatctattcagacatccgtaaacagaacaacatctatagatttaggttttaaaggcattatgtattttcaattttgcgcgagttgagcggcagcccattgccatacgcctgcccgggaggcgcgccagccaaatgtacctaaactgcgaagtgacacccccctgctttAACTGGCTATATTATAACCTGATGAATGGTTATAGATGTAGACTATGCCACTTGGCCCATAAATACAAATCAATAATTATTGACACCTTATCCTCCTAGCCTCATCAGAAGGCTGGGTAGCTTTGAAGCTGCTGTAGAATACTTGACGTAAATAGTTAAAATTGTAACCCCTCTCTAAATTTACTGTTTCCATAGTACATACTTCTCAAGGACATTGGGAATTTGAATAGTATAGAAGTCCTTTCCTTAGGCTTTTAATTATGAAAGTGTTATTGAAAAGGTAAGTAGTTAAGTGAGTGAATACcatttattgcaccacaaaagaaaaccAAATCAGaagtaatataattaaaaataatataatagaacAATAtatgtaactttattttacaGATTGCAAAATTGCAAAC
This genomic stretch from Cydia strobilella chromosome 6, ilCydStro3.1, whole genome shotgun sequence harbors:
- the LOC134742388 gene encoding nuclear cap-binding protein subunit 3-like is translated as MEMDKEEGEMSDDPMLGDEDNDCIPEDVKPTLLYKAEKEGLIITQLEKIDAKKLEERAKRFGLNLSGNRVVTQKQIDELYRNFGIESGNERHFRFDALHLNGIAGLKEKDIFEYLADYKPVSLEWIDDKSCNIVCQDHISVALALLVHSREIRNEDLIDMLKKSSHHWREGVPHPKKDLILMRFATNGDKKLPKKVPERKAPEGYYDEILDPPTKNPWGDLCKSWGVYDNQEVIQRRLSKNDYEDEIEEPVPKVQIRNKRLAMRLGKRHHNNVEDQDEDSDSDTEWKKKSKAPRMRMHADDEESKQNKKRQAMELTKAIADKDVYAPLSIEVVNSRSNYTPRESVLLSDKFKYHNKTTTNKARNNVQSRLGAKILHEDVPSSSDESSYSSDESDHNTMSRVQKISTAKSSSVWSRLDSKPTTTSDHNDLRQMLKSKKQSTTKTDDLRDRISKYKRAPLRIEIDNK